The DNA segment TCTGATACATTTTTCTAATCTTTGAACCAATTAATGACTTTCTAGTATTCTGTCTTTGCCTTGAAACATAAAGAGCAGGTATAACACCATGATTAATAGATTCCCTCACCCCTACATCTTCACCTGAAGTGGTAGGATCTTCACCCCGATGGTTATAACTATCTCCTTCGGCATTTAATGAGCAAGATCTTACCTGATCTTCACGTAAGGTTTTGCTAGAATCTGAGGTTTCTTGACCCAATTGACAATCCCATGATACCACTCTTCGCTTCCTGACCTCCGAGACTAACAAAGAATCCCGTCCATCCCAAGGCTCCATCTGAAGTAGTTCATAAAGCCGTGTGCTTTTCCTGCCTTGACCAGTTAAGTTTGCAGCTGGAACAGAAACCGGTGCTGTTCCTGTGCTGCTGGACTTTTCACCATTAGGTTCAACACCCATCCTAagttcttcattttcctcaactATCTCACAGTTAGAAGATTGACCTTTGACAACTGCAGGCCTACATGAATCCTCTGAACTATGATAAATTCCTTGACTCAGATGAGGTTTCGACTGTTCCTCCTTGCTGGACTCTGAAGCCACTTTTGTATGTCCAGTCTTAAGGAGTTCCGGTTTTAATTGATCATTAAGAGGTTTATCTTCATAATCCCAAATCAGTCCTTCCAGTTCTCTGTCTATAGCTTGGTAAAGATGGCTCATCAGAAAATCTGGTGCATCCGGTCCACTAAAGCCATCATATATTCCAATAAACAACCATCCTTGTTCTTCAGAAAGCACAACTTGAACCCTATCTTCACCAGCCTTTCCATGAGCCCATTGCAAGTCATGAGTACATCTATACTCACCTTTGGATGGCACCCCTTCAAGACAGCTTCGCGAGGTATCTGGCCGAAACTTTGGCTCTTTAGTATGCCAGGCCAATTGAGACACTGAATTCAAGAAAAAGCGTTGCATCCAACCAGGCCCCCCAGAATGTTTTGAGAATGCGCCAGAGAAAGTGCTCCTCATCGGCCCACTCATGCTCCTCATGAGACGCTGAAGGCCTGGTCTTTGACCAATTCGTGCAAGGGGTGCAGAGAAGTTAGACTTATCAGTAGCATCAAGCGGACCAGACATTACACCCTTCTCAATTGGCCCAGACATGAAAAACCCTCCCCTCTCCAAAGGGCCTGAAGTAAAACTTCTTTCAAGAGGTCCAGACATGAATCCACTCAATGGTCCAGAGCAATGAGGTACGGGCTGCAAAGGTATTGCAGAAAATGAGGATGTGCTCTCAAAGGATGCAGCAGGCTCTTGAACATCACTGGCAAACAATGCACTCTGGTTACCAGTCCTAGCTGTAGAAACATTGGCACTGACCGAAGCCCCTGAGATGGTTTTAAATGTAGTTTCTGGGACGCTCTTGTTTAGTCTGTGTAACCCCGAGGGATCATCTATCATGTCATGTCTAAATGATCCACTTAATGCCTCAGAATCAAGGGTGCTCGAATCAACAGTATACCTTTCAGAGTTTGATGGGGTAATGGCAGGAGATTCAAAAATAGACGGCCTAACATAACAGAAGGAATGGCCTAATCCTTCATCTAGTGGGTCTAAGAACTCCAAATCAACCCCGTTTTTCTCATTGAAAGGTATAAAACAGCCTACAACACGAGAAGTGCCGTTACCCATTAATTACGTCTAGAACTTACAAGAGATTCCTCTCAGATGGAGGGTGTATGTAACTATGCACCATGAACAAATGCAGAAGAAAAGAATTCAGCCGAATTGGTAAAAACCCAATAAAGCCCAATACCACCTTATTGATATGTTGGCTCCGGCGCATCATCAGGCTCAGACTCGAAGCATACTGTTTTTCATAAAACATAGACCCAActttttgtttatcttttaGTGCAAACCAACACGTCAACTAGACTAGCAAGcagaaaatgaaacaaaacagCACTTTAAATGGTAATATCCAATGATCTGACCTTGTGGATAGTGGTAAGGCAAGAATAAAGTAGCGGATCGAGCAGAGCCGCTAACAGATCTAGGGACGCCAAAGGACGATGAATCAGTGAATGGAACACATCAGAAACAAACCATTCCAGATTATCTTTGTGGAATCTGATAAATATCCAAATAAGAGAACGCAATACAC comes from the Carya illinoinensis cultivar Pawnee chromosome 8, C.illinoinensisPawnee_v1, whole genome shotgun sequence genome and includes:
- the LOC122318320 gene encoding protein phosphatase 2C 32-like gives rise to the protein MGNGTSRVVGCFIPFNEKNGVDLEFLDPLDEGLGHSFCYVRPSIFESPAITPSNSERYTVDSSTLDSEALSGSFRHDMIDDPSGLHRLNKSVPETTFKTISGASVSANVSTARTGNQSALFASDVQEPAASFESTSSFSAIPLQPVPHCSGPLSGFMSGPLERSFTSGPLERGGFFMSGPIEKGVMSGPLDATDKSNFSAPLARIGQRPGLQRLMRSMSGPMRSTFSGAFSKHSGGPGWMQRFFLNSVSQLAWHTKEPKFRPDTSRSCLEGVPSKGEYRCTHDLQWAHGKAGEDRVQVVLSEEQGWLFIGIYDGFSGPDAPDFLMSHLYQAIDRELEGLIWDYEDKPLNDQLKPELLKTGHTKVASESSKEEQSKPHLSQGIYHSSEDSCRPAVVKGQSSNCEIVEENEELRMGVEPNGEKSSSTGTAPVSVPAANLTGQGRKSTRLYELLQMEPWDGRDSLLVSEVRKRRVVSWDCQLGQETSDSSKTLREDQVRSCSLNAEGDSYNHRGEDPTTSGEDVGVRESINHGVIPALYVSRQRQNTRKSLIGSKIRKMYQKQKSLRKKLFPWNYDWHREEIGVEKRMVEPSGPIRRCKSGVIDHDLVLRAMARALERTEEAYMELVEKALDKNPELALMGSCALVMLMKDQDVYVMNLGDSRVILAQERPHDHYPNPSFLKDDARHRNRSRESLVHMELDRISEDSPMHNQNSHISKINKKRDISLCRLKMRAVQLSIDHSTSMEKEVFRIRVEHPDDNQAVFNDRVKGQLKVTRAFGAGFLKKPTCNEALLEMFRIEYVGTLPYVSCIPSLLHHRLSSSDQFLVLSSDGLYQYFNNEEVVAHVTWFMENVPEGDPAQYLITELLFRAAKKNGMDFHELLDIPHGDRRKYHDDVSVMVVSLEGRIWRSSG